One part of the Melospiza melodia melodia isolate bMelMel2 chromosome 3, bMelMel2.pri, whole genome shotgun sequence genome encodes these proteins:
- the ASF1A gene encoding histone chaperone ASF1A yields the protein MAKVQVNNVVVLDNPSPFYNPFQFEITFECIEDLSEDLEWKIIYVGSAESEEYDQVLDSVLVGPVPAGRHMFVFQADAPNPGLIPDADAVGVTVVLITCTYRGQEFIRVGYYVNNEYTETELRENPPVKPDFSKLQRNILASNPRVTRFHINWEDNTEKLEDAESSNPNLQSLLSTDALPSASKGWSTSENSLNVMLESHMDCM from the exons atgGCAAAGGTTCAGGTGAACAATGTAGTGGTGTTGGATAATCCTTCTCCTTTCTACAATCCTTTCCAGTTCGAAATCACATTCGAGTGCATAGAGGACCTGTCTGAAG ATTTGGAATGGAAAATAATTTATGTGGGTTCAGCTGAAAGTGAAGAGTATGATCAGGTATTAGACTCTGTTTTAGTTGGACCTGTTCCTGCAGGCAGACACATGTTTGTATTTCAG GCTGATGCACCTAACCCAGGGCTTATTCCAGATGCAGATGCAGTAGGTGTAACAGTTGTGCTAATTACATGCACTTACCGAGGTCAAGAATTTATTAGAGTCGGCTACTATGTAAACAATGAATACACTGAAACAGAACTGAGAGAGAATCCACCAGTAAAGCCAGATTTTTCTAAG cttCAAAGGAATATTTTGGCATCTAATCCCAGAGTCACAAGATTCCACATTAATTGGGAGGACAACACTGAAAAACTGGAAGATGCAGAGAGCAGTAACCCAAATCTACAGTCCTTGCTTTCCACAGATGCATTACCTTCAGCATCAAAGGGGTGGTCAACATCAGAAAATTCACTAAATGTTATGTTAGAATCTCATATGGACTGCATGTGA